A window of the Streptomyces finlayi genome harbors these coding sequences:
- a CDS encoding lipid-transfer protein — protein sequence MSLHKADSLGGKAAVAGIGATEFSKDSGRSELKLAVEAVRAALDDAGLTPADVDGMVTFTMDTSPEITVAQAAGIGELSFFSRVHYGGGAACATVQQAALAVASGVAEVVVCYRAFNERSGRRFGSGVQQREPTAEGTALGWNLPFGLLTPASWVAMAAQRYLHTYGLSPDAFGHVAVTDRRHAATNPAAHFYGKPITLADHAASRWIVEPLRLLDCCQETDGGQAIVVTSAERARDLPQPPAVIVAAAQGAGRAQEQMTSFYRDGLTGLPEMGVVARQLWRSSGLSPADIDVGILYDHFTPFVLMQLEEFGFCGPGEAADFVAGDELPLNTHGGQLGEAYLHGMNGIAEAVRQIRSTSVNQISGAARTLVTAGTGVPTSGLILGTDD from the coding sequence ATGAGTCTGCACAAGGCCGATTCGCTCGGCGGGAAGGCGGCGGTCGCCGGGATCGGGGCGACCGAGTTCTCCAAGGACTCGGGGCGCAGCGAACTGAAGCTGGCCGTCGAGGCCGTTCGGGCCGCTCTCGACGATGCCGGGCTGACACCCGCCGATGTCGACGGGATGGTCACGTTCACCATGGACACCAGTCCTGAGATCACGGTCGCGCAGGCGGCCGGAATCGGAGAGCTGTCGTTCTTCTCCCGGGTTCACTACGGCGGCGGTGCCGCGTGCGCCACGGTGCAGCAGGCGGCGCTGGCCGTGGCGAGCGGCGTGGCGGAGGTCGTCGTCTGCTACCGCGCGTTCAACGAGCGCTCCGGGCGCAGATTCGGCTCCGGAGTCCAGCAGCGCGAGCCCACGGCGGAAGGGACCGCGCTCGGCTGGAATCTTCCCTTCGGGCTGCTCACTCCCGCCTCCTGGGTCGCGATGGCGGCGCAGCGCTATCTGCACACCTACGGTCTGAGCCCGGATGCCTTCGGGCATGTGGCGGTCACGGACCGACGCCATGCCGCGACGAATCCGGCGGCTCACTTCTACGGGAAGCCGATCACCCTCGCCGACCACGCCGCCTCGCGGTGGATCGTCGAACCGCTGCGGCTGCTCGACTGCTGTCAGGAGACCGACGGCGGCCAGGCGATCGTGGTCACCAGCGCCGAACGGGCCAGGGACCTTCCCCAGCCACCTGCCGTGATCGTCGCCGCGGCCCAGGGGGCGGGGCGGGCCCAGGAGCAGATGACCAGCTTCTACCGGGACGGGCTCACCGGGCTGCCGGAGATGGGTGTGGTGGCCCGGCAGCTCTGGCGCAGTTCCGGGCTGTCCCCCGCCGATATCGATGTGGGCATCCTCTACGACCACTTCACACCGTTCGTCCTCATGCAGCTGGAGGAGTTCGGCTTCTGCGGGCCGGGGGAGGCAGCGGACTTCGTGGCCGGCGACGAGCTGCCCCTGAACACGCACGGAGGGCAGCTGGGCGAGGCGTATCTGCACGGGATGAACGGCATCGCGGAGGCGGTCCGACAGATCCGTTCCACCTCGGTGAACCAGATATCCGGTGCGGCCAGGACGCTGGTCACGGCCGGCACGGGTGTTCCCACCTCGGGGCTGATCCTGGGCACGGACGACTGA
- a CDS encoding MaoC/PaaZ C-terminal domain-containing protein, producing MTRTLIVAGAVASRDYQDVHHDAELAREKGSPDIFMNILTTNGLVGRFVTDRFGPSAVLRKVAIRLGAPNYPGDLMVLTGKVVAVHGAPESPDSTPDPTQDPRGVVEVEVVGTNGLGRHVSGRVTVALQAAGSSAEAVAVA from the coding sequence GTGACTCGCACCCTCATCGTGGCGGGGGCCGTCGCCTCCCGCGATTACCAGGATGTGCACCATGACGCCGAGCTGGCACGAGAGAAGGGGTCGCCCGACATCTTCATGAACATCCTCACGACCAACGGCCTCGTGGGCAGGTTCGTCACCGACCGCTTCGGTCCGTCGGCGGTGCTGAGGAAGGTTGCGATCCGGCTGGGCGCCCCCAACTACCCGGGTGACCTGATGGTGCTGACCGGAAAGGTCGTCGCGGTACACGGCGCGCCGGAATCGCCGGACTCGACGCCGGACCCGACGCAGGACCCGAGGGGGGTCGTCGAGGTGGAGGTCGTGGGGACCAACGGGCTGGGGCGCCATGTCTCCGGCAGGGTGACCGTCGCTCTGCAGGCGGCCGGCAGCTCCGCGGAGGCGGTGGCGGTGGCATGA
- a CDS encoding acyl-CoA dehydrogenase family protein produces MDFTPTEEQAAGQGLAARIFRDLSTPERLAAAGTGSDEELWKELCAAGLIGAVEEIGLLGLVLLLEEQGRTTAQVPFAATCVYGVLAVDEHGTAEQRERLLPSLRDGTAVATGAFPARGGIRSEGGGGRLSGRVPYVPWLRDATHVLVPDADTALWLVGTAGQGVSVQPVETTAPWAAARLELDGAPGERIGGAEAYASVLATSRTAFAGLQAGVAAGSLARAVDHTGSREQFGRPLSTHQAVLLRAADAHMDTEAIRVTAYEAAWRRDHSLAYGAQALTAAWWASEAGRRVVHAGQHLHGGTGADLEHPVHRHFLWGRQLDAYLGCGSEVLEELGRLLAETAAGAEEVPT; encoded by the coding sequence ATGGACTTCACGCCTACGGAGGAGCAGGCCGCGGGCCAGGGGCTCGCCGCCCGGATCTTCAGGGATCTGTCCACGCCCGAGCGGCTGGCCGCTGCCGGTACGGGCAGTGACGAGGAGCTCTGGAAGGAGCTGTGCGCAGCAGGGCTGATCGGCGCGGTGGAGGAGATCGGACTGCTCGGACTGGTGCTCCTGCTGGAGGAGCAGGGCAGGACCACGGCGCAGGTGCCCTTCGCGGCAACATGCGTATACGGAGTGCTTGCGGTCGACGAGCACGGCACGGCGGAACAGCGGGAGCGGCTGCTTCCCTCCCTGCGGGACGGCACGGCGGTGGCGACGGGGGCGTTTCCGGCGCGCGGTGGTATCCGCTCGGAAGGGGGCGGTGGGCGGCTGAGCGGGCGCGTGCCGTACGTACCGTGGCTGCGGGACGCGACGCATGTCCTGGTGCCCGACGCGGACACGGCGCTGTGGCTGGTCGGTACCGCGGGCCAGGGGGTGTCGGTGCAGCCGGTGGAGACGACGGCTCCGTGGGCGGCGGCGCGGCTCGAACTGGACGGGGCGCCCGGGGAGCGAATCGGCGGTGCGGAGGCCTACGCCTCGGTGCTGGCGACGAGCCGTACGGCGTTCGCGGGACTGCAGGCAGGAGTGGCGGCCGGGTCGCTGGCACGTGCCGTCGACCACACGGGGTCCCGGGAGCAGTTCGGCCGCCCGCTCTCCACCCATCAGGCGGTACTGCTGCGGGCCGCCGACGCGCACATGGACACCGAGGCGATCCGGGTCACGGCGTACGAGGCGGCGTGGCGGCGCGATCACTCGCTGGCGTACGGGGCGCAGGCGCTGACGGCCGCGTGGTGGGCATCGGAGGCGGGCCGGCGCGTCGTGCACGCAGGACAGCATCTCCACGGCGGGACGGGTGCCGACCTGGAGCATCCCGTCCATCGGCACTTCCTGTGGGGGCGCCAGCTCGACGCCTACCTGGGATGCGGCAGTGAGGTGCTGGAAGAACTGGGCCGGTTGCTGGCGGAGACAGCTGCGGGGGCGGAGGAGGTGCCCACATGA
- a CDS encoding bifunctional MaoC family dehydratase N-terminal/OB-fold nucleic acid binding domain-containing protein, with protein sequence MTEGQEGGTGQHRPDELYGRIKGYEGRAAATAGVGKDLVSQAMIRHWCEAMGDRHPAYEGPDAIAPPTMLQAWTMGGLSGHPDRSKAYEELFALLDGAGFTSVVATDSEQEYLRLLRPGERITFDAVIESVSERKTTKLGTGYFLTTRMDVQADGKPAGTHRFRILKYRPTSREPSRPSARSLRPRPVVNRDNAGFWEGVAEHRLLIQRCTECATLRFPWLPGCNECGCQKWDTVEASGEGTVFSYVVMHHPPFPAFSRSGEPGPYAVGLVELAEGVRMVSSVLGVPADEVRTGMPVRLEFLRTDPGLELPVFRVSEG encoded by the coding sequence GTGACGGAGGGGCAGGAAGGGGGAACGGGGCAGCACCGGCCGGATGAGCTATACGGGCGTATCAAGGGGTACGAGGGGCGGGCCGCGGCCACCGCGGGCGTCGGCAAGGACCTGGTCAGCCAGGCGATGATCCGGCACTGGTGCGAGGCGATGGGGGACCGTCACCCGGCGTACGAGGGACCGGACGCGATCGCACCGCCGACGATGCTCCAGGCATGGACGATGGGCGGACTTTCCGGGCACCCGGACCGTTCCAAGGCGTACGAGGAGCTGTTCGCCCTGCTTGACGGCGCGGGTTTCACCTCGGTGGTCGCGACCGACTCCGAACAGGAGTATCTGCGGCTTCTCCGCCCGGGTGAGCGGATCACCTTCGACGCGGTGATCGAGTCGGTCTCCGAGCGGAAGACGACCAAGCTCGGCACGGGGTACTTCCTCACGACGCGGATGGACGTCCAGGCGGACGGGAAGCCCGCCGGTACGCACCGTTTCAGGATTCTCAAGTACCGGCCGACGAGTCGTGAACCGAGCAGGCCGAGCGCCAGGAGCCTGCGGCCCCGCCCGGTGGTCAACAGGGACAACGCCGGGTTCTGGGAAGGGGTGGCCGAGCACAGACTGCTGATCCAGCGGTGTACGGAATGCGCGACACTGCGCTTCCCCTGGCTCCCCGGGTGCAACGAGTGCGGGTGCCAGAAGTGGGACACCGTGGAGGCGAGTGGCGAGGGCACCGTCTTCTCGTATGTGGTGATGCACCATCCGCCCTTCCCCGCCTTCAGCCGGTCCGGGGAGCCCGGGCCGTACGCGGTGGGGCTGGTCGAGCTGGCCGAGGGCGTGCGGATGGTCAGCAGTGTCCTCGGAGTGCCCGCCGACGAAGTGCGGACGGGCATGCCGGTGCGACTCGAATTCCTGCGGACGGACCCCGGGTTGGAACTACCGGTGTTCCGGGTGAGTGAGGGCTGA
- a CDS encoding acyl-CoA dehydrogenase family protein, giving the protein MHLAPTERQQQLRAELRTYFREIMPETKAKDPSGQRALLRRIGADGMLGLGWPVEYGGQGRGPDEQFVFFDEAYRAGAPVSMVTLNTVGPTLMKYGTDEQKAYFLPRILSGELVFAIGYSEPEAGTDLAALRTRAVRDGECWVIDGQKIFTSNAQHADWIWLACRTDPEAPKHQGISIILVPTDDPGFAWTPIETVGGLTTTVTYYDRVRVPVTHLVGAENAGWGLITNQLNHERVALAATGMQAEDFYDAALTCARTPDPVTGRRRVDEPWVRSKLAEAYARLAATRLLNWRLVGSVGAGSLAPGEASGVKFVGTESAVEVYRMCQEITGDAGMIRGGSLGSFGDGELERMNRAAQINTFGGGVSEVQREIVATMRLGMKRGKR; this is encoded by the coding sequence GTGCACCTCGCCCCGACGGAGCGGCAGCAGCAGCTGCGCGCCGAACTCCGCACGTACTTCCGCGAGATCATGCCGGAGACGAAAGCGAAGGACCCGTCCGGGCAGCGCGCACTGCTGCGGCGGATCGGCGCCGACGGCATGCTCGGACTCGGCTGGCCCGTGGAGTACGGCGGGCAGGGCCGCGGCCCCGACGAACAGTTCGTCTTCTTCGACGAGGCGTACCGCGCGGGCGCGCCCGTGTCGATGGTCACGCTCAACACCGTCGGACCGACCTTGATGAAGTACGGGACGGACGAGCAGAAGGCGTACTTCCTGCCCAGGATTCTCAGCGGCGAACTGGTCTTCGCGATCGGCTACAGCGAGCCGGAGGCGGGAACGGACCTGGCCGCACTGCGCACCAGGGCCGTGCGGGACGGCGAGTGCTGGGTCATCGACGGGCAGAAGATCTTCACCAGCAACGCCCAGCACGCGGACTGGATCTGGCTCGCCTGCCGTACCGACCCCGAAGCGCCCAAACACCAGGGCATCTCGATCATCCTCGTGCCGACGGACGACCCGGGCTTCGCCTGGACGCCCATCGAGACCGTGGGCGGGCTGACCACGACGGTCACCTATTACGACCGAGTCCGCGTACCCGTCACCCATCTCGTCGGCGCCGAGAACGCGGGCTGGGGACTCATCACCAACCAGCTGAACCATGAGCGGGTGGCGCTGGCCGCGACAGGAATGCAGGCCGAGGACTTCTACGACGCGGCCTTGACCTGCGCCCGGACCCCCGATCCGGTGACGGGGCGGCGGCGGGTTGACGAGCCCTGGGTGCGATCCAAGCTGGCCGAGGCGTATGCCCGGCTGGCGGCGACACGCCTGCTCAACTGGCGTTTGGTGGGGTCCGTGGGGGCGGGCTCACTGGCCCCCGGCGAAGCGAGTGGCGTGAAGTTCGTGGGAACCGAAAGCGCCGTCGAGGTGTATCGAATGTGCCAGGAGATCACGGGCGACGCCGGAATGATCCGCGGCGGCTCACTCGGTTCGTTCGGGGACGGGGAGCTGGAGCGGATGAACAGGGCGGCGCAGATCAACACCTTCGGGGGCGGGGTGAGCGAGGTGCAGCGGGAGATCGTCGCGACGATGCGGCTCGGTATGAAGAGGGGGAAGCGGTGA
- a CDS encoding bifunctional DNA primase/polymerase, whose protein sequence is MATIDRQSATLALAHALAAAERGLPVIPLSATKLPALRSPHHGEDPPIHCRGACGRPGHGVHDATTDPAAVRALFAAAPRATGYGIACGRPPHRLIGIDLDFDTARGKDSMAALQQLAERHRFTIPPTITVLTPSGGRHLWLTGPPDVAVPNSASRLAPGIDIRGFGGYLVGPGSVTAHGTYRLAPGTAHLTPAPCPRTLLHLLTPPTRLRRPRRPTDHRPASHQGAGGRGQGLIQFVRSAREGQRNTSLFWAACRAYEHGFGDDLADGLTAAAVHTGLSEQEARAAIASAARLTTGHPGHP, encoded by the coding sequence ATGGCCACCATAGACCGGCAGTCCGCCACCCTGGCCCTGGCCCACGCGCTCGCCGCCGCCGAGCGGGGGCTCCCCGTCATCCCGTTGTCCGCCACCAAGCTCCCCGCCCTGCGCTCCCCCCATCACGGCGAGGACCCCCCGATCCACTGCCGGGGCGCCTGCGGGCGGCCCGGCCACGGAGTCCACGACGCCACCACCGACCCCGCCGCCGTACGCGCCCTCTTCGCCGCCGCCCCCCGCGCCACGGGCTACGGCATCGCCTGCGGCCGGCCACCGCACCGCCTCATCGGCATCGACCTCGACTTCGACACCGCGCGCGGCAAGGACTCCATGGCCGCGCTCCAGCAGTTGGCCGAGCGGCACCGGTTCACCATTCCGCCGACGATCACCGTGCTCACCCCGAGCGGCGGCCGCCACCTCTGGCTGACCGGTCCGCCCGACGTGGCCGTACCGAATTCGGCGAGCCGCCTCGCGCCCGGCATCGACATCCGCGGCTTCGGCGGATACCTCGTGGGCCCCGGCTCGGTCACCGCCCACGGCACCTACCGCCTGGCCCCGGGCACCGCCCACCTCACCCCCGCCCCATGCCCCCGCACGCTTCTCCACCTGCTCACACCCCCCACACGTCTCCGCCGCCCCCGTCGTCCCACAGACCATCGCCCCGCATCCCACCAGGGCGCGGGCGGCCGAGGCCAGGGCCTGATCCAGTTCGTACGGTCCGCCCGGGAGGGCCAGCGCAACACAAGTCTGTTCTGGGCAGCCTGCCGCGCCTACGAACACGGCTTCGGCGACGACCTCGCGGACGGCCTCACCGCCGCCGCGGTCCACACCGGCCTCTCCGAACAGGAGGCCAGAGCCGCCATCGCCTCGGCTGCCCGCCTGACCACGGGCCACCCCGGCCACCCCTGA
- a CDS encoding GNAT family N-acetyltransferase produces MTAEIRHYTAEQLPEIRQHILDIHAEVRHRDFGLTGPFYDVERFDERLSTYASRPDWSAAFATEDGEPVGFAFGCPLPAETRWWASMITELPDGYTDEDGVRTVALNEIVVRKPWRGRGIAWQIHEEWLSRRTESRVTLLVNPANGNGAVQAVYEAWGYRTIGKQQPFPDSPVFACMTRELR; encoded by the coding sequence ATGACCGCCGAGATCCGGCACTACACCGCCGAGCAGCTCCCGGAGATCAGGCAGCACATCCTTGACATCCACGCCGAGGTGAGACATCGAGACTTCGGACTCACCGGACCGTTCTACGACGTGGAACGTTTCGACGAGCGGTTGTCCACTTACGCCTCTCGGCCCGACTGGAGTGCTGCTTTCGCCACCGAGGACGGGGAGCCCGTCGGGTTCGCCTTCGGCTGCCCTCTCCCTGCGGAAACCCGATGGTGGGCCTCCATGATCACCGAGCTGCCCGACGGCTACACCGACGAGGACGGCGTCCGTACGGTCGCCCTCAACGAGATCGTCGTCCGCAAGCCCTGGCGCGGGCGCGGCATCGCCTGGCAGATCCACGAGGAATGGCTCTCCCGCCGCACCGAGTCCCGCGTCACCCTCCTGGTCAACCCCGCCAACGGCAATGGCGCCGTCCAGGCCGTGTACGAGGCATGGGGCTACCGGACGATCGGCAAGCAGCAGCCGTTCCCCGACTCTCCCGTCTTCGCCTGCATGACACGCGAGCTGCGCTGA
- a CDS encoding ATP-binding protein yields MASIEDPQTVAPVEQEWSLGYSMVSGSVPLARIHARRTLTLWRWGGDVEDAVLILSELVANAVRHASKPDALVGVRLALEDRTLLIDVSDPMPAFPGFGSIVAPSPDQASGRGICLARALGARVGWFLNADGSSKTVRAELLAPDGAAMQCTHWRRVPLDLSREAREKSAATYVDRAVQCQLFAHSEGEHFGLLADSGAYGTALWLRWHGTDEARLVVLPDCPVAAQGPDGEGCCLFADHTEQHTWEDSLEEISCTS; encoded by the coding sequence GTGGCCTCGATCGAAGACCCGCAGACCGTGGCTCCTGTGGAGCAGGAGTGGTCGCTTGGATACTCGATGGTGAGCGGCAGCGTGCCCCTGGCCCGTATCCACGCTCGCCGGACGCTCACCCTGTGGCGGTGGGGCGGCGATGTCGAGGACGCCGTCCTGATCCTGTCCGAGCTGGTCGCCAACGCGGTCAGGCACGCCAGCAAGCCGGACGCTCTGGTCGGTGTGCGGCTCGCGCTTGAGGACCGAACGCTCCTGATCGACGTGTCCGACCCGATGCCCGCGTTCCCCGGCTTCGGATCGATCGTCGCTCCGTCCCCGGACCAGGCGTCCGGCCGCGGAATCTGCCTGGCTCGGGCCCTGGGTGCCCGCGTCGGCTGGTTCCTGAACGCGGACGGCAGCAGCAAGACCGTACGCGCCGAACTGCTTGCTCCGGACGGTGCCGCAATGCAGTGCACGCACTGGCGCCGGGTGCCCCTCGACCTGTCACGGGAAGCGCGGGAGAAGTCGGCCGCCACGTATGTCGACAGGGCGGTTCAGTGCCAGCTGTTCGCGCACAGCGAGGGTGAGCACTTCGGTCTCCTCGCCGACTCCGGCGCGTACGGGACCGCTCTGTGGCTCCGCTGGCACGGGACGGACGAGGCGCGGCTCGTCGTACTGCCGGACTGCCCGGTGGCCGCCCAGGGGCCCGACGGCGAGGGCTGCTGCCTGTTCGCCGACCACACCGAGCAGCACACCTGGGAAGACTCCCTGGAGGAGATCTCGTGCACCAGCTGA
- a CDS encoding radical SAM protein, with translation MHQLIASPYNGTFLVARPGSKGGMRIPRTLYEELASTAESSSPVPVWLLDHARTAWGLDLAGAVMRDVVLVRSETGLGYGRATYEINKGCNFNCEHCYLAERRFEGLPWPDKVRLLRLLRDAGVLWLQFTGGEPLIDRHFMDAYALSHRSGMLIEILTNGSRLHRPEIIELLRDLPPHKVTVSLYGATPDSFDSLTRKPGAFKLVEKGLVAAREAGIALELALIITRHNAHELDAMRALAEGYGAGRQEYGTISPTYTGTPEPLAAQAPGFLDKSSVFKGCPAGHTFFHVDPHGLATMCKVGRENPIDLMTEGLDGLLRLPGIADAQMLRTGGCGGCQLSGTCRVCRPLAKAYQEAKAPLNTYCQHGSEEAS, from the coding sequence GTGCACCAGCTGATCGCAAGCCCGTACAACGGAACGTTCCTGGTCGCCCGCCCTGGCTCCAAGGGCGGCATGCGCATTCCCCGGACGCTCTACGAAGAGCTGGCCTCGACCGCCGAGAGCAGTAGCCCTGTGCCGGTCTGGCTCCTCGACCACGCCCGCACAGCCTGGGGCCTGGACCTGGCGGGCGCGGTGATGCGGGACGTCGTTCTCGTACGCTCCGAGACCGGCCTCGGTTACGGCCGGGCCACGTACGAGATCAACAAGGGTTGCAACTTCAACTGCGAGCACTGCTACCTCGCGGAGCGGAGGTTCGAGGGGCTGCCCTGGCCGGACAAGGTCCGGCTTCTGCGCCTGCTGCGGGACGCCGGGGTGCTGTGGCTCCAGTTCACCGGTGGTGAGCCGCTGATCGACCGGCACTTCATGGACGCGTACGCGCTCTCCCATCGGTCCGGGATGCTGATCGAGATCCTGACCAACGGCTCCCGGCTCCACCGCCCCGAGATCATCGAGCTCCTGCGCGACCTGCCGCCGCACAAGGTGACCGTCTCCCTCTATGGGGCGACCCCCGACAGTTTCGACTCGCTCACCCGGAAGCCGGGAGCGTTCAAGCTGGTCGAAAAGGGGCTCGTCGCGGCACGCGAGGCCGGCATCGCGCTGGAACTGGCGCTGATCATCACCCGGCACAACGCCCATGAGCTGGACGCCATGCGGGCCCTCGCCGAGGGGTACGGGGCGGGCCGTCAGGAGTACGGAACGATCTCTCCCACGTACACGGGCACGCCCGAACCCCTCGCCGCGCAGGCCCCTGGCTTCCTGGACAAGAGCAGCGTCTTCAAGGGCTGCCCCGCCGGCCACACCTTCTTCCACGTCGACCCGCACGGTCTGGCAACCATGTGCAAGGTCGGCCGCGAGAACCCCATCGACCTCATGACCGAGGGCTTGGACGGACTCCTCCGTCTGCCCGGCATCGCCGATGCCCAGATGCTTCGCACCGGTGGCTGCGGCGGCTGTCAGCTCTCCGGCACCTGCCGGGTCTGCCGACCGCTCGCCAAGGCGTACCAGGAGGCGAAGGCACCACTGAACACCTACTGCCAACACGGAAGCGAGGAAGCGTCATGA
- a CDS encoding aminoglycoside phosphotransferase has translation MATTRIGLDRLPSAARAAVVAHTGPLLTVEEAAEGFNSEIAARVTSATGTWHIKGLRTDHPRAWTQRREATVAPFLTGLAPALRWRVETAGWDLLGFEALGGHHADYSPGSPDLPEVAALLCRLSETSCPGIELRHAEQRLEHYAAHPDDLRFFSGTHLLHTDLNNANVLVDGHAPQGDRARLVDWAWATRGAAWLDAGYWIIWLIAAGHTPASAEEWAAKIPAWHTAAAEGITAFAAANANVWAEISTADPDPWTLRLATAATTWHAHRRAG, from the coding sequence ATGGCGACCACCCGCATCGGCCTCGACCGGCTGCCGTCCGCTGCCCGCGCCGCCGTCGTGGCGCACACCGGCCCCCTTCTCACGGTCGAAGAGGCAGCCGAGGGCTTCAATAGTGAGATCGCGGCCCGCGTCACCTCCGCCACGGGCACCTGGCACATCAAGGGCCTGCGCACCGACCACCCCCGCGCCTGGACCCAGCGCCGGGAGGCCACCGTCGCCCCCTTCCTCACCGGCCTGGCCCCCGCCCTCCGCTGGCGCGTCGAGACCGCCGGATGGGACCTTCTCGGCTTCGAAGCCCTCGGCGGCCACCACGCCGACTACTCCCCCGGCTCCCCCGACCTCCCCGAAGTCGCCGCCCTCCTTTGCCGCCTCAGCGAGACCTCCTGCCCCGGCATCGAACTGCGCCATGCCGAACAGCGCCTGGAGCACTACGCCGCCCACCCCGACGACCTCCGCTTCTTCTCCGGAACTCACCTCCTCCACACCGACCTGAACAACGCCAACGTCCTCGTCGACGGCCACGCCCCCCAGGGCGATCGAGCCCGCCTGGTCGACTGGGCCTGGGCGACCCGCGGAGCGGCCTGGCTCGACGCCGGCTACTGGATCATCTGGCTCATCGCCGCCGGGCACACCCCCGCATCGGCCGAAGAGTGGGCAGCCAAGATCCCCGCCTGGCACACCGCCGCCGCCGAGGGCATCACCGCCTTCGCCGCAGCCAACGCGAACGTGTGGGCCGAGATCAGCACCGCCGACCCCGACCCGTGGACCCTGCGCCTCGCGACCGCCGCCACCACCTGGCACGCACACCGCAGAGCTGGTTGA
- a CDS encoding IS4 family transposase — protein MQEKSVITRTVEAAGGVYAPGHLGELTQIVDFVLVDAVIDETGSREKRLRLLPSRVVVYFVLALALFEDCSYRGVWGKLTAGLEGLPLVRPAVSSLSRARRRIGAAPLRRLFEILAGPVAHLGQAGSFYRGLRTVAVDGTLLHVPDEEALTWRYPKRAGESVEFGYPLLRLVVLVECGTRAVLAAAFGPESDGELTYAGRLLSVLDRTMLLLADAGFDANEFARDVQATGAQFLVRSSARRIPTPFRHLDDGSYLARIGYGVLPVMLTVRVIEASVTVTLADGTVRTEQWRLLTTLLDPAAHPAARLVDLYHERWQSETTYFSIKATMLDGRVLRSRSLTGLDQEVYALLTTYQALIRAASDTACTRPGLDMDRISFTVLQTTAGDTVTTATAILPPTGPADLVGTIGRAVLDALHPARHRHRVKARTRKNPTSKYGPNAGQHPTTSQNYTVHTTVTFFEHGLASRSRT, from the coding sequence TTGCAGGAGAAGTCTGTCATCACGCGCACGGTCGAGGCGGCCGGGGGTGTGTACGCGCCCGGCCACTTGGGCGAGCTGACCCAGATCGTGGACTTCGTACTGGTGGACGCGGTGATCGATGAGACAGGGTCACGTGAGAAGCGGCTGCGGCTGCTGCCGTCCCGGGTGGTGGTCTATTTCGTCCTCGCGCTGGCCCTGTTCGAGGACTGTTCCTATCGGGGCGTGTGGGGCAAGCTGACGGCGGGGCTGGAGGGACTGCCGTTGGTGCGTCCGGCGGTCTCCTCGCTGTCCCGGGCCCGACGGCGGATAGGAGCGGCACCGCTGCGGCGGCTGTTCGAGATCCTCGCCGGACCCGTCGCCCACCTCGGGCAGGCCGGCTCGTTCTATCGGGGGCTTCGGACCGTGGCCGTGGACGGCACCTTGCTGCACGTGCCCGATGAGGAGGCGCTCACCTGGCGCTATCCCAAGCGGGCGGGCGAGAGCGTGGAGTTCGGCTACCCGCTGCTACGACTCGTGGTCCTGGTCGAGTGTGGCACCCGTGCCGTGCTGGCCGCCGCGTTCGGCCCCGAGAGTGACGGCGAACTCACCTACGCGGGACGCCTGTTGAGTGTGCTGGACCGCACGATGCTCCTGCTGGCCGATGCCGGCTTCGACGCGAACGAGTTCGCCCGGGACGTCCAGGCCACCGGCGCCCAGTTCCTGGTGCGCTCCTCCGCCCGCCGCATACCCACCCCCTTCCGGCACCTGGACGACGGCTCCTACCTGGCCCGGATCGGCTACGGCGTCCTGCCCGTCATGCTGACCGTCCGCGTCATCGAGGCGTCCGTCACCGTGACCCTGGCCGATGGCACCGTCCGCACCGAGCAGTGGCGCCTGCTCACCACTCTCCTCGACCCGGCCGCCCACCCAGCTGCCAGGCTCGTGGATCTCTACCACGAGCGGTGGCAGTCGGAGACGACGTACTTCTCGATCAAGGCAACGATGCTGGACGGCCGTGTCCTGCGCTCCCGCAGCCTGACCGGCCTCGACCAGGAGGTCTACGCCCTGCTCACCACCTACCAGGCCCTGATCCGTGCCGCTTCCGACACCGCCTGCACCCGGCCCGGCCTGGACATGGACCGCATCAGCTTCACCGTCCTGCAGACCACCGCCGGCGACACCGTGACCACCGCGACCGCGATCCTGCCCCCGACGGGACCCGCCGACCTCGTCGGCACCATCGGCCGGGCCGTCCTCGACGCCCTGCACCCCGCCCGCCACCGGCACCGCGTCAAGGCCCGCACCCGAAAGAACCCCACCAGCAAGTACGGCCCGAACGCCGGACAACACCCCACGACCAGCCAGAACTACACCGTCCACACCACTGTCACGTTCTTCGAGCACGGACTTGCGAGCCGCTCGCGGACGTAA